In Lathamus discolor isolate bLatDis1 chromosome 1, bLatDis1.hap1, whole genome shotgun sequence, the following are encoded in one genomic region:
- the LOC136006857 gene encoding uncharacterized protein LOC136006857: protein MLCSLGLQVLRVPHRVGSPEDVPLGGCWSPCPSPADDAVPSGTTGTVGTPGLVTQRRSTRRLVSVLVPLPVTLSSAGLWALQVPGVGAMQSHAVSEALLPESPRVLWDQISELLAAQMAELQQLQRVLAKVQPERAMAATLAEVEAAEATWLWDEISALREELRRRIKQEPNPDSASARNTCAGHKGQWGPWWGMKVQRSSPMSRSRSGSVQASSSQRRAAADVREAKTLQRKSFPAATQASSTEEEVGAAVAEDKTPERKSCPVLTQASSPWKEAGAAGTQTSSPGICQPRKVPWADLQGAGTPPIAPSSSMDPTAVNQLQGVTSNNRDRVQEPAEDLQKTVSDEGRSALAGDGCPSPSSCSPSPHLLLLNIWVGVR from the coding sequence ATGCTGTGCTCATTGGGCCTGCAGGTGCTGCGGGTACCCCACAGGGTTGGTTCCCCGGAGGATGTCCCCCTGGGTGGGTGCTGGTCCCCATGTCCAAGCCCTGCTGATGACGCTGTTCCCAGTGGGACTACAGGCACTGTGGGCACCCCAGGGTTGGTCACCCAAAGGAGGAGCACCCGTAGGCTGGTATCAGTGCTGGTGCCACTGCCAGTGACACTGAGTTCAGCAGGTCTGTGGGCGCTGCAGGTACCCGGGGTGGGTGCCATGCAGAGCCATGCAGTGTCAGAAGCACTGCTCCCGGAGAGCCCGCGGGTGCTGTGGGACCAGATCTCCGAGCTCCTGGCCGCACagatggcagagctgcagcagctgcagagagtCCTGGCGAAGGTGCAGCCCGAGCGCGCCATGGCAGCCACGTTGGCAGAGGTGGAGGCGGCCGAGGCCACTTGGCTGTGGGACGAGATCTCAGCCCTGCGCGAGGAGCTGCGGCGCCGGATCAAGCAGGAGCCAAACCCCGACAGCGCCAGTGCCAGAAATACCTGTGCAGGGcacaaggggcaatgggggccATGGTGGGGTATGAAGGTTCAGCGCTCCAGCCCAATGAGCAGGTCTAGaagtggcagtgttcaagccagcagctcacagagaaGGGCTGCAGCTGATGTCCGTGAGGCCAAGACTCTACAGAGGAAGTCTTTTCCGGCTGCCACCCaggccagcagcacagaggaagagGTTGGAGCCGCTGTCGCTGAGGACAAGACTCCAGAGAGAAAGTCTTGTCCTGTTCTCACCCAGGCCAGCAGCCCATGGAaagaggctggagctgctggcaccCAGACCAGCAGCCCAGGGATATGCCAGCCAAGAAAGGTTCCCTGGGCAGACCTCCAGGGAGCAGGGACTCCACCAATAGCCCCGAGCTCCAGTATGGATCCTACGGCCGTCAACCAGCTGCAAGGGGTGACCAGCAACAACCGGGACCGAGTGCAGGAGCCTGCTGAGGACCTGCAGAAGACGGTGAGTGATGAGGGGAGATCTGCTCTGGCAGGGGATGGGTGTCCCTCGCCATCCTCCTGCTCACCCAGCCCTCACCTCCTCCTGCTCAACATCTGGGTGGGTGTGAGATGA
- the KICS2 gene encoding KICSTOR subunit 2 isoform X2, whose protein sequence is MGEAIPLGAPVPVEQAVLETFFSHLGIFSYDKAKDNVEKEREANKSAGASWLSLLAGLAHLAAAEKAYHSMTFLGQKLGGQSFFSRKDSIRTIYTSLHNELKKLCFFVQARMEIADFYEKMYMLSTQKFINSEELVNILESILKKYSSRFHHPILSPLESSFQLEVDVLAHLLKAQAQISEWKFLPSLVNLHSAHTKLQTWGQIFEKQRETKKHLFGGQSQKAVQPPHLFLWLMKLKNILLAKFSFYFHEALSRQTTASEMKTLTAKTNPDYFGKISSFIRKYDAINVSLIFDNRGSESFQGHGYHHPHSYREAPKGVDQYPAVVSLPSDRPVMHWPNVIMIMTDRTSDLNSLEKVVHFYDDKVQSTYFLTRPEPHFTIVVIFESKKSERDYHFISFLNEISHSLKNSKAFASLKPGSKG, encoded by the exons ATGGGGGAGGCGATCCCGCTGGGCGCGCCGGTGCCGGTGGAGCAGGCCGTGCTGGAGACTTTCTTCTCCCACCTGGGCATTTTCTCCTATGACAAGGCCAAGGACAATGTGGAGAAGGAACGGGAGGCCAACAAGAGTGCGGGGGCCAGCTGGCTGTCGCTGCTGGCCGGGCTGGCGCACCTGGCCGCCGCCGAGAAGGCGTACCACAGCATGACCTTCCTGGGCCAGAAGCTAG GTGGTCAGTCATTCTTCAGCCGAAAGGACTCCATCCGAACCATCTACACATCTCTGCATAATGAGCTGAAGAAG CTCTGTTTTTTTGTTCAGGCTCGGATGGAAATTGCTGACTTCTACGAAAAAATGTACATGCTCAGCACCCAAAAGTTCATTAACTCTGAGGAACTGGTAAACATTTTGGAATCCATCTTAAAGAAATACAGCTCAAG GTTTCATCATCCAATCCTTAGTCCTCTTGAAAGCAGTTTCCAGCTGGAAGTAGATGTGCTTGCACATCTTTTAAAGGCCCAAGCTCAGATCTCAGAGTGGAAGTTCCTTCCATCCCTGGTTAACCTGCACAGTGCTCACACAAAACTACAGACTTGGGGCCAAATTTTTGAGAAACAGCGAGAGACCAAGAAACATCTCTTTGGAGGGCAGTCTCAGAAGGCTGTACAACCTCCACACCTTTTCCTCTGGCTCATGAAGCTCAAAAACATTCTCCTTGCCAAGTTTAGCTTTTACTTTCACGAGGCCCTTAGTCGACAAACAACAGCATCCGAAATGAAAACTCTGACTGCTAAAACAAATCCTGATTACTTTGGGAAAATTTCCAGCTTCATCCGGAAGTATGATGCTATCAATGTTTCCTTAATTTTTGACAATCGTGGATCTGAGAGTTTTCAGGGACATGGTTATCATCATCCCCATTCTTACAGGGAAGCCCCCAAAGGAGTTGATCAGTACCCTGCAGTGGTGTCTCTGCCCAGTGACAGGCCTGTTATGCACTGGCCCAATGTAATCATGATTATGACTGACAGAACCTCTGACCTCAACAGTTTGGAGAAGGTTGTTCACTTCTATGATGACAAAGTCCAAAGCACATACTTTCTGACTCGCCCTGAACCTCACTTTACCATTGTAGTTATTTTTGAGTCGAAGAAGTCAGAAAGGGActatcattttatttcttttctcaatGAAATTTCACATTCCCTCAAGAACTCCAAAGCTTTTGCGAGCTTGAAGCCTGGATCCAAAGGGTAA
- the KICS2 gene encoding KICSTOR subunit 2 isoform X1: MGEAIPLGAPVPVEQAVLETFFSHLGIFSYDKAKDNVEKEREANKSAGASWLSLLAGLAHLAAAEKAYHSMTFLGQKLGGQSFFSRKDSIRTIYTSLHNELKKVVATGHNALGGTAPHLEELLSHLSEQLCFFVQARMEIADFYEKMYMLSTQKFINSEELVNILESILKKYSSRFHHPILSPLESSFQLEVDVLAHLLKAQAQISEWKFLPSLVNLHSAHTKLQTWGQIFEKQRETKKHLFGGQSQKAVQPPHLFLWLMKLKNILLAKFSFYFHEALSRQTTASEMKTLTAKTNPDYFGKISSFIRKYDAINVSLIFDNRGSESFQGHGYHHPHSYREAPKGVDQYPAVVSLPSDRPVMHWPNVIMIMTDRTSDLNSLEKVVHFYDDKVQSTYFLTRPEPHFTIVVIFESKKSERDYHFISFLNEISHSLKNSKAFASLKPGSKG, translated from the exons ATGGGGGAGGCGATCCCGCTGGGCGCGCCGGTGCCGGTGGAGCAGGCCGTGCTGGAGACTTTCTTCTCCCACCTGGGCATTTTCTCCTATGACAAGGCCAAGGACAATGTGGAGAAGGAACGGGAGGCCAACAAGAGTGCGGGGGCCAGCTGGCTGTCGCTGCTGGCCGGGCTGGCGCACCTGGCCGCCGCCGAGAAGGCGTACCACAGCATGACCTTCCTGGGCCAGAAGCTAG GTGGTCAGTCATTCTTCAGCCGAAAGGACTCCATCCGAACCATCTACACATCTCTGCATAATGAGCTGAAGAAGGTGGTGGCGACGGGTCACAATGCACTAGGAGGAACAGCTCCTCACTTGGAAGAGCTGCTTTCTCACCTGTCTGAACAGCTCTGTTTTTTTGTTCAGGCTCGGATGGAAATTGCTGACTTCTACGAAAAAATGTACATGCTCAGCACCCAAAAGTTCATTAACTCTGAGGAACTGGTAAACATTTTGGAATCCATCTTAAAGAAATACAGCTCAAG GTTTCATCATCCAATCCTTAGTCCTCTTGAAAGCAGTTTCCAGCTGGAAGTAGATGTGCTTGCACATCTTTTAAAGGCCCAAGCTCAGATCTCAGAGTGGAAGTTCCTTCCATCCCTGGTTAACCTGCACAGTGCTCACACAAAACTACAGACTTGGGGCCAAATTTTTGAGAAACAGCGAGAGACCAAGAAACATCTCTTTGGAGGGCAGTCTCAGAAGGCTGTACAACCTCCACACCTTTTCCTCTGGCTCATGAAGCTCAAAAACATTCTCCTTGCCAAGTTTAGCTTTTACTTTCACGAGGCCCTTAGTCGACAAACAACAGCATCCGAAATGAAAACTCTGACTGCTAAAACAAATCCTGATTACTTTGGGAAAATTTCCAGCTTCATCCGGAAGTATGATGCTATCAATGTTTCCTTAATTTTTGACAATCGTGGATCTGAGAGTTTTCAGGGACATGGTTATCATCATCCCCATTCTTACAGGGAAGCCCCCAAAGGAGTTGATCAGTACCCTGCAGTGGTGTCTCTGCCCAGTGACAGGCCTGTTATGCACTGGCCCAATGTAATCATGATTATGACTGACAGAACCTCTGACCTCAACAGTTTGGAGAAGGTTGTTCACTTCTATGATGACAAAGTCCAAAGCACATACTTTCTGACTCGCCCTGAACCTCACTTTACCATTGTAGTTATTTTTGAGTCGAAGAAGTCAGAAAGGGActatcattttatttcttttctcaatGAAATTTCACATTCCCTCAAGAACTCCAAAGCTTTTGCGAGCTTGAAGCCTGGATCCAAAGGGTAA